AAGAGGAGTATTTCCAACAAGCTCTAAAGCACCATTATAAATTTTTGACATCGTAAGTTCTCCTTTCTTTCCTACTGTTTTGATAGGTTTAACTCGATGATGTCATTATATGCCTATAAAACCTATTTGTCAAGTATACTTTATATTTTTCTGATTTTCCAAATTTTACTCTTCCAGCAGAAACTCTACAAACACACTGTTGCTGACATCGATCCCCCGTTTTGTAAGCCATACTCTGTCATCATCCTGCTCAAGAAGCTTTAAGCTTTCCAGTTTGCAGATCGGTTCACCGTAAATATCCTCCAGACTTTTCCCAAAATACTCTGAAAATTCTTTTTTTGAGATTCCGTTCATTTTCCGCAGTCCAAGAAACATAAATTCCTCCATCTCCTCAGTTTCTGTCAGAAGCTCTGCCTGAAATTTGTTCCTGTAGGAATGTGCATACTCCCTTAACTGATCCGGGTTCGTGTAGCGACTCATTTTTCCTTTCAGCTTCCTGCATTTTCCAATCAGATCCCCGGGAACCAGAGATGCCGCACCAATTCCAAATCCCAGATACGGAATTCTCTCCCAATATCCCAGGTTGTGCCGGCAGGCATATCCCTCCTTAGCATAATTGGAAATCTCGTAACGGTGATATCCGTTCTTCTCCATCAGCGTTTCTGTATCCCAGTACATCTGACGCTCCGCATCCTCATCCGGAAGCTTTGGCCCTTCTTTTGCCTCGTCTTCTACATATTTTTTATAGAAAGTTGTTCCCTCTTCCAAGATCAGACTATATGCAGAAATATGCTCCGGGAAAAGTGCCATTACCTGCTCCAGTGTACGCCTCCAGCTTTCCACCGTCTGCCCCGGAATTGCCGAGATCAGGTCTACATTGATATTTGCAAAACCATTGGCTCTCGCCAGATGATATGCTTCCAGAAATTCTTCATAAGTATGGATTCTTCCAAGCAGACGAAGTTCCTCATCATTGACCGACTGCAGACCGATACTCAGACGGTTCACCCCTGCCTGTCTGTACTTTCGCAGTTTTTCTTCCGTTACCGTTCCCGGATTCATTTCCATAGTGATCTCTGCGTCCTCATCCAACGTAAATATTTCCCTGACCGTATCCATCAGCCGCCCAATCTGCTCACCGGTAAGAAGAGATGGGGTTCCGCCTCCGAAAAAAATGGAAATCACCCTGTAATTCTGCACTGTATCCGGACAGTTTCTGATCTCATCGACCAGCATTTTCACATATTCCTCTTTTTCCTTTTCTCCGGCCGGACCGGAAAGGAAATCACAATATGCACATTTTTTCACACAAAACGGAATATGAATATATAGTTCTAAAGGCTGCATCTGCTTTTCTCCTTTTCTGTGCAAAAGGCAGGAACCTTTCCCTCGGAAACCGCTCCTGCCTTTTTGTGTATACGATGAGCCAAGTACAGATTTGTGCTTGCAAAAGAATCTGTACTTGGCGAATGTACATCATCGAGCTGTTAAGCGAGATAGTGTACAAAGTATACGAATCGAGTAGGAGCCAGCCTGCTCGATTATCCTTTGTCTATCTATTTGTCGTCCAGTTTTAATACACTCATAAATGCCTTCTGTGGAATTTCTACATTTCCAACCTGGCGCATACGCTTCTTTCCTTCCTTCTGCTTTTCCAGAAGCTTCTTCTTACGGCTGATATCACCGCCGTAGCACTTGGCAAGTACGTCCTTACGCATGGCTCTTACTGTCTCACGGGCAATGATCTTGCTTCCGACAGCTGCCTGGATCGGAATTTCAAAAAGCTGTCTCGGAATCTCTTCTTTGAGCTTCTCACACATCTTTCTTCCTCTCTCATAAGCACTTCCCGCAAATACAATAAAGGAAAGAGCATCCACTTCTTCTTTGTTGATCAGGATGTCCAGCTTGACCAGATCAGATTTGACATAGCCGAGCATTTCATAATCAAAAGACGCATAACCACGGGATCTGGATTTGAGCGCATCAAAGAAATCATAGATGATCTCATTCAGAGGCAGGTGGTATTTCAATACCGCTCTGGTCTCTTCGATGTATTCCATTCCCTGATATTCGCCACGTCTTTCCTGACACAGATCCATGATCGCACCGATAAATTCGGATGTCACCATAATCTCTGCTTTTACCATCGGCTCTTCCATAAAATCAATTTCTGACGGATCCGGAAGATTAGACGGATTGGTCAGGTCGATCACTTCTCCGTTGGTCTTGTGCACCTTGTAGATAACGCCCGGCGCAGTTGTCACCAGATCCAGATTGTATTCTCTCTCCAGTCTCTCCTGAATGATCTCCAGATGCAAAAGTCCAAGGAAACCACAGCGGAAACCAAATCCCAGCGCAAGAGAGGTCTCCGGTTCAAACTGAAGTGCCGCATCGTTGAGTTGCAGTTTTTCCAGTGCATCTCTCAGATCCGGGTATTTGGAGCTGTCTGCCGGATACATTCCGCAGTACACCATCGGGTTGACCTTTTTATATCCCGGAAGAGGCTCAGAACATGGATTTTCCGCACCTGTTACGGTATCACCCACACGGGTGTCCTTTACATTTTTCAGGCTGGCTGTAAAATATCCAACCATTCCTGCTGAAAGCTCATCGCAAGGGATAAACTGTCCGGCACCAAAATATCCAACCTCCACAACATCAGCAGTTGCACCTGTCGCCATCATATGAATCGGCATTCCTTTCGTGATACATCCTTCTTTGATACGGCAGAATACGATAACGCCTTTATACGGATCATAGAGAGAATCGAAAATCAGTGCCTGAAGCGGTGCATCTGGATCTCCTGTCGGAGAAGGGATCTTTGTCACGATCTGTTCCAGAACCTGATCTACATTAAGCCCTGTCTTTGCCGAGATCAGTGGTGCATCCTGCGCTTCAATTCCGATCACATCTTCAATCTCTTCGATCACACGCTGCGGCTCTGCGCTTGGAAGATCGATCTTGTTGATAACCGGCATGACATCCAGATCATGGTCCAGTGCCAGATATACATTTGCCAGTGTCTGCGCTTCTACGCCCTGTGCCGCATCAACGACCAGGATCGCTCCATCACAGGCTGCAAGACTCCGTGACACTTCATAGTTAAAGTCTACGTGTCCCGGAGTATCGATCAGGTTAAAGATATATTCCTCCCCATCCTTTGCCTTATAAACTGTGCGGACTGCCTGTGATTTGATTGTGATACCACGTTCTCTTTCCAGATCCATGTTATCCAGCACCTGGGCCTGCATCTCTCTGCTGGTCAGAAGACCTGTCTGTTCGATAATACGGTCCGCCAGTGTGGATTTTCCATGGTCAATATGTGCAATAATACAAAAATTCCGAATCTTTTTCTGATCCATATGCATATTTTCAGTCTCTCCTTTTTCTTCTTATCTATATCTGATTACTTTTCCCGTTTGCTACTGTACTGCACCAGAAAGAGTTCCACCGAGAGGATATCTCCCATCTTTCCGGTTTTTACATCTTCTTCCGTCTGTACACCGGCTTCTACGATCCCACGCAGCTCTTTCCTGGTAAATGCCTTCGCCTGTGCCCGGTACTTTCCTACCAGGAATGGCATGATTCCCACCTTGGCGGCAATCTCTTTTTGCGGAATCCCAGTACGGTCCATCTCTTTTACCTCCATCAGGATACGGAACTGTCTGGTCAGCAGGTAGAGGATCCGCATCGGCGGTTCCTTCAGTGTCAGAAGATCATAATAGTAATCCAGCGCTTTTTTCTGCTCTTTTGCTGCAACTGCATCTACCATATCAAAAATATGGTTTCCGATCTGCGTAGTACAGATTTCATCAATATCTGCTGCCGTGATCTCCGTGTGATTCATGCAGTAACAGAATAATTTTTCCAGCTCCTGCCCGAGATTCTCCATGTCATTACCAGTCTTTGCAAGCAGATAGCGCACTGCTGCCTCCGACATCTGAAGCTTCTCCTTTTTCGCCATCCCAAGGATCCAGCGGATCAGTGTCTTTTCATCCTGCCGCTTCAGTTCTACAATATGACCTTTCTCCTTGATCGCTTTGTAGAGCTTTCCTCTCTTATCCAGCTCTGATTCCACAAAGATCATATAAGTGGTCTCCGGCATGTTCTTCAGATATTCTGCCAGCTCCGGTGTCGCATTTTTCAGAAAACCGGTATTTTCCAGAACGATCAGCCTGCGCTCTGCAAAAAAAGGTAAGGTCTCGGCAAGGTCGATAATCTCTTTCGGGTTCGTGTTCTTTCCCTCAAAATAACGATAATTCATCGTGTCACCTTCCGGAACCATCGCTTTGACGAAACGGTTTTTATATAATTTTTTCAGATAAGCTTCTTCTCCGTACAGAAGATAAATCTGCTTAAACTGTCCTGTCTTTAAATCTTCATTCAAACTTTTCATGGACTTTGGATACCATATTTCCTTCCATCTGTATACATACTGACAGCACCTCTGTCTTTCGTATTATATAGGCTTACGCCCCATTTTGCAAGTCTTTCCAGTGTTTCCGCATGCGGATGTCCATAACGGTTTTCTTTTCCGGATGAACAGAATGCTGCCCGTGGTCGGATCACTTCCAGAAGCTCTTCGCCGGTCGCATTTCTTGATCCGTGGTGTCCGACTTTCAGCAGATCATAACACGCCGGAAGTTCTCCTTTTTTCCGGAGATTCTTTATTCTCTCTGCCAACAGCTCTTCTCCGGTATTTTCCAGATCTCCGGTAAAAAGCATGGTAATTTTTCCATATTGCAGGTGAAGTACCAGAGAATTTTCATTTCCATTTTCAGATGGCTCACCTTCTCCAGGCCAGAGACAACGCATCTTCAATTTTCCAGACAGAAAAATAGTATCCATCTCCATTACCCGTACCTTCGTTCCTGCTTCTTCTGCCAGATTACATAATTTAATAAGCCTTTCATCCCAATATTTCTGTTCCGGAAAAATCAGATACTGGATTTCTACTCCATACTTTCTCCGTTCCAGAAGTTCTTCCACTGCATTTAAGTGATCCACATCCCCATGCGTCACCCACACATAATCCAGCCTCTTCACGCCCCGGAATTTTAAAAATGGTTCCAACCGGTATCTTCCTGCTGCATCTACCGAACTGCTTCCGCCGTCGATCAGGTAATTTTTTCCGTTTCCGTCCCGAAAGAAAAAACAGTCGCCCTGTCCCACATCCAGCATAGTCAGCTCCATCTGCCCTCGTTTCCACTTTGGGATCCCGAGCAGGATGAGCAGGATCCCAGCTGTCACAAGCTGTCTTACCACCTGTTTCCCGGTTTGTCCGCCCTCTTTCTTTTCCTTCCTTTTTCTCCACAAATAAAATAGAAGAACCCCATAATAACAGGCAATCTGCCAGAGCCGTGGTCTTCCCGGAATCCACCTTGCCCCCGGAAGTTCCAGGAGCAGACCGCTCCCTTTTTCATAAAAAAGCAAAATCCACTCTGTTATTTTCCAAAGTGCGCTCTGCATTATATCTCCTGCCCCACACGGAATCAGCATGACTGCCATCCCTGCACTCCCGCAAAGCAGAAGCACGGATGCCATCGGAATTACCAGAAGATTCCAGGCTGGCGCATACAGGCAGGTTTCATAATAGTGCCACAATGTAACTGGCAGCAGAAAAGACCAGAGCCTCACCGACATCCGGACACTGTCTGAAAATCTGCCTTTTTTATTTCCCGAACCAATCAGATAGATACCGAGAACCGCAGCAAAAGAAAGCTGGAACCCTGCCGTAAAAAGCCGCAACGGATTTGCCAGAAGCAAACCAATTTCCGCAATCCCAAGTGCCGTCAATCCATCGTATTCCCTTCCTGTCAGCTCTGCTCCCATCCGGATCAGAAACATGGCAAACGCCCGCAATGCCGAAACACTCATTCCAGTCATCACCACATAACTCCCAAGAAGCAGACTTCCCACTACACCGGCCTGTAAAATAGAAAATCCGGTTTTCCTAAGTCCCCGGTAAAGTCCGTTGCCCAAAAAAGAAATATGCAGACCGGATATAGCCAGCAGATGCCCGATCCCTGCCACCCGGTAAAGTTCTTTCACTTTCTCTTCTGTATAAAAAAAATCTCCCAAAAGAACCGCACACAAAATACCCCCTCGACGCTTTCCCATCTCTCTGCAGATCTCATCTGCGGTCCGGTTCCTAAACTGCCACAGCTTTTCCCGGAGGGAAGTCTTTTTCACCTGTTTTTCCAGAACCTTCCCTTTCCATAAGACTGCCTGGATATTCTGCTGCTTATAATAATTTTTCTGGTCAAAATTGCCCGGATTGGCCGCCGGATCAAAAAATCCCACATTGCCTTTAACCAGGATCCGCTGTCCGATTTCCGGACCATTTCCCTTTTCATCCAGATAGACAAGCATCCTCTCGTCAGCAACTGCTTTTCCATTCCCCATCTCTCTGATCTGTATTTTTTTCAGATACAGGATCAGTTTTTCTTCTTTTCTGGTTTTCTGATAAACCTCTCCTTCCACCATCACTTCTTCCGACTCTTTCCAGAGCTTCTCACACCTTGACACACCGAGTCTTCCAAAAATCTTTCCTCCCCCTGTCAGATACAGTACCAGAATCAGTCCTGCCAGAAGTATTCCGGCAAAACCAAGTCTTCGCTTGATCAACCGATCAATCCTCCTTTATCATTTCCTGGTTTCTGCTCAGAGGTTCATCCAGCTTTATACTCTCCTGATATACAATACTGCTGTCTCCGTTGATTGAAATCTGTACTTCAGAGACATTTCCACCATCGATCACTGAATTTACGATGGAATAGATCACCGTCTCCGGACTGACTCCCGGAGCAATGTTCCGAAGTCCTTCATCAAAATTCAGATAGCAGATATGATCTTTGATCGACACACCCAGCAGCTTTGTTCCTTTTGGTATGGTAGCAAGCAGTCTGTTATTGGATGGTCCTCGCATCAGCTGTTCCACTACAACCCGTTCCTTCGACTCATTGCTGTTATACCGCACCGTATCCTCTTCCTTTTGCAGCTTTTCTCCAGATGAATCTGCATAATACAGCGTAAGCTTCATCTCCTGGAAAGAGTTAATAGAAGAGCCTGTGTTCTGTACAAAATCTTCTGCCTGCTGGTATCCATAAGTATTCCCTTTTTTATCCGTAAGTGGCGTTCCATCTACACAGATCATCACCAGATCCACTCCATCGATCTGCGTCAGTGAACGGACAAGCGCTGCCCTGCACAGAACCTCTCTTACCGTATCCATCTTTCCGTAAGCAGCATTATAGTACAGGATCAGCTTTTCATCCTCCAGAGTGTATCTCTCCAGTTTTACCTTTTTCGGCAATGCCGCCTGTGCCTTCACCTCGTCATCACACTTCTGCAGCGCAGACAGCATTCCTTTTACTTCTTCGTCCACCGACTTTCCTGTTCCATCGTAGTCCTTCGGAACCAACGCCGTTCCGCTCTGGTTAATCTGGTAAATCGTGTATTTTGCATCTGCTTTCTGCTCCTTTTTTCTGCATCCCACAATGCTTGTAAGAAGACACATTGCAAGAAGAATGCTTATGATCTGGTAAATTTTTTTCATTCTTCTCATCCTTCCCTCTTGATATAAGTAAGCGGGATCCGGACTGTAAATGTCGTTCCCTCTCCCGGTTCACTGTAGACCTTGATCGCACCGCGGTGCATGACAACCGCATTTCTTGCAATCGAAAGCCCAAGACCGGTTCCGCCGATCTCACGAGAATGGGATTTGTCCACACGGAAAAATCGCTCGAATATATGATCCGTATCTTCTTTCGGAATCCCGATTCCAGAATCCGCAACCTTCAGATAAAAATACTTATGATCCGCATTTAAAGACACGTGTACCCATCCGTTCTCTTTATTGTACTTGATCGCATTTTCCACCAGATTCGTGATCACAAGTGCAATCTTTACCTCATCAATCTCCGCTGTCACCGGACGAAAACTCTCAAATACCAGCTCAATATTACTTTTTGCCGCAAGTGGCTGTAATCTTTTGAGAATCCGTTCTACCAGTTCATTAACATCCTGACTCTTAATATTTAAGTTTGCACCCTTCTTATCTAGTTTTACAAGATCCAGAAGGTCATTGATGATCTTATTCTCCCGCTCGATTTCTTCGGACAAATCACCCATGAATTCCCGGTAAATCTCCGTCGGTGCATCCGGCTGCATCAGCAGTGAATCCGCCAGCACCTTCATAGAGGTCAACGGTGTCTTCAACTCATGGGATACATTTGCCACGAACTCTTCTCTCGATGCATCCAGTACTTTATAGCGGTCCCACAGCTTATTAAATGCATTGGAAATCCGTTCCGTTTCATCGTAAGCATTTTCATGGAGATAATTATCTCCATAGCCTCCTGCCATCTCCTCGATCGATTGAGACATCCTTTTCAGCGGCCTTACAAGCAGCATACCGATGATTGCTGCTAAAAAGATCCCGATAATACTGATTGCAACCGTTGCAATTCTTGCCTTTGACTGCAATGCCTCTACATTGTCACGCAGACTGTCTGTAGAAACACTGACCAGAATCATTCCTTTTACCGGCTCTTCCCCTTTTTTGACCGGGACTGCCACTTCAATGTACCGGCTCTTTCTGTCATAACTTGCCGGCTTCTCGCCGCGGAAGCATTTGACTACATCCTCGGAAATGATCGTCTTTCCCTCCTCCAGATCATAGGTATCTTCCACAATCCGGAATTCATCATCAATAACAAGCACTCTTCCATTGTAAATATTGGATAACTGTGATAGTTCTGTATCGATCACATCAGAAACTCCCGTTTTCAGATAATCAGAATTGACCAGCTGATTACTCAGAATCGTACACTGGTTTTGAATCTCTGCTGTGCGCACGGATACGGTTCTCTGATCATAGCTTTGCAGAATCGCATTCATCAGGATCACACTGGATAATATGACAAATACGCTCAGGATCACCGTTACCCGCACTTGCAGACTTTTTATGAATTTTGGTACAAAAAATTTAACCCCTGAAATAATAGCCAACTCCCCACTTTGTGTAAACGTATTTCGGATCACTTGGATTTACTTCAATCTTCTCGCGCAGTCGTCTGATATGTACATCTACCGTTCTTGCATCTCCCGGATACTCATATCCCCAGACAATATTCAAAAGACTTTCCCTGCTGTAAACCTTATTCGGATTCATTGCAAGAAGCTCCAGAAGATCAAATTCTTTTGCGGTAAGATTCAGTTCCCTGTCCCCGGAAAAAACTCTCCGGCTTTCACAGTCGATCTTCAGATCTCCCTTTACCACAACTTTACCGCTCGCGCTCATCCCATCTTTTTTAGCGACCCTGCGCATGATTGCCTTCATTCTGGCCTTAACCTCAAGAATGTTGAACGGCTTTGTGATGTAATCATCTGCGCCATATTCCAACCCGAGGATCTTGTCCATATCCTCGCCCTTCGCAGTGAGCATGATGACCGGTACATCTGAGAAATCACGGATCTGTCTGCATACTTCAAATCCATCGTATTTTGGAAGCATGACATCCAGAAGAATCATATCATACTCTTTTCTTTTTACCATCTCAAGTGCTTCCTCACCGTCGTATGCGCAGTCAACTTCCATATCATCCTGTTCCAGGCTGAATCTCAGTCCTTTCACGATCAGCTTTTCATCATCTACTACCAATACTTTTCTGCCCATCTTGCGCACTCCTCTACTCTACCGTTATCTGCTCCCGGATCTTCTGAAAGATTCCTTCCTTGATCCCGTCCACTTTCTTCAGATCCTCTATCTTCCTGAATCCACCGTTTGTCTCTCTATAAGCAATAATTGCTTCCGCGCGGGACTCGCCAATCCCGCTTAAGCTTAAAAGTTCAGCCTTTGTCGCGGTGTTCAGGTTTATTATTCCTGTGTCTTTTCCCATCCCGGCATCTGCCATATCCGATGGTGAATCTTCTTCTTTCAAAGTCTGTTCTTCTTCTCTGGATGGCACATAAATCCTTTGTCCATCTGTCAGATGTGCTGCCTGATTCAGATAAACCTGTCCTGCTGCCTCCGTCAGACCTCCCGCTGCTTCTATGGCATGCGTGATGCGGTCTCCTTCCTGCAGTTCATATACACCGGGTGATGCCACCTCGCCACATACATACACCCAGATCGAACCTTCTTTTTCTTCACCACCCGGATCTGCTTTTTCCTTATCCGGCTTTTCTTCGGCAGCCTTTGATTCTGCCTCGTTTTTCTTATCCCCGGCATCCGCTTCTGCAGCAGCCACACTGGTAAAGGTCTCTTCTTTTTCATGGCATGCTGACAGCATACAGCTGATTCCAAGGAAAATTCCACATATTTGATATAAAATCTGTCTTCTTTTCCGCATACATACTCCTTTTCCGCAGAGCATGTCCCCTCGTACTTCCAAGACATGATTATTGTAACGAATTTTTTTCCAAAAGACAACCTATTTCCACTGAAAAATTGTCGTGCCGATCAGAGCGATCCCCATACCGATCACTTTTCTCCAGGAAAATGGCTCTTTTTCCACACCAAATAATCCCACCAGTTCAATCAGATACGCTACAATAAGCTGAGACATAACGATCAGAAGTGCCGCCTTTGCAGGCCCGAGCTGCGCCATACTTTTGATCACGGTCCAAGTGATCCCTGCTCCGATCACACCGCCAAGCAGCATATATTTAGGCTGCACCTCTCCTATCGTGGCAATACTGTCCCTTCCCATGATCAGCCACATTACCAGGCAGATGGCAAATGCACTAAGCTGCACCCAGGCATTACTCACCCACATTCCTGTCGTCTTTGTTACCTGTGTGTTAAATACCCCCTGCACACTCATCAGCGCTCCCGACAGCAGGGCAATAAAAAATCCGGTCATCTTTCATACCTCCTTTTCTTCTGAAAGTATATCCGATGACCGGCTCTTTTATTCTCTTATTTTTATCAGGCACCGACTTTATGCAAGTGCTTTTTTCAGGATCTCTACCATCTCATCTACCTGTTCTTTACCGATAACAAGCGGTGGGATCATTCGGATCACATCTGTTCCAGCTCCGATGATCAGAAGTCCTTCTTCCAACGCTTTGGCTGTCACTTCACCCAGCGGCTTGGTGATCTGAAGTCCCTGGATCAATCCTCTTCCCTTTACTTTAACGGCTGCATCGCAGGTATCCACGATTTCCTGCAGTTTCTGTGTCAGATATGGTGCGATTTCATTGACATGATCGAGCATATGCTCTTTTTCAAAGATCTCAATAGTCTTGCTGACCGCTGCACAGCAAAGTGGGTTTCCACCATATGTAGTTCCGTGATCTCCCGGTACCAGCGAATTATCTGCAACTTCTTTTGTCATCGCAAATGCGCCGACCGGAACACCGCTTCCGATTGCTTTCGCCATTGTCATGATATCCGGTGTGATTCCCATCTGCTGCCATGCAAACCATGCACCGCTTCTTCCCATACCACACTGTACTTCATCGCAGATCATCAGGATTCCGTTCTCATCACAGATCTTACGGATTCCCTGCATAAATTCTTTTGTCGCTGCGTTGATTCCGCCTTCACCCTGGATTGTTTCCAGAATGATCGCGCAGGTCTTATCATTTACCAGTGCTTTTACACTGTCAAGATCATTGTAGATTGCAAAATGTACACCAGGCATAACCGGTTCAAATGGCTCTCTGTATTCTTTGTGTCCGGTAAGTGCTACCGCACCCATACTTCTGCCGTGGAATGAATTCTCCATTGCAATAAATTCATAACGTCCGGTTTTTTTTGTGTACGCATATTTTCTTGCAGTTTTGATCGCACCTTCGATTGCTTCTCCACCACTGTTTGTGAAGAATACCTTGTACATACCGGTGATCTTTTTCAGATCTTCTCCTGCTTTACCGCAGGTTGTATTATAATACAGGTTTGATGTATGGATCATCTTGTCAATCTGAGCCTTTAATGCATCATTAAATTCCTTGTTGTTATATCCCAGAGAAGATACTGCATATCCTGCTGAAAAATCCAGATATTTCTTTCCTTCCGGATCATAGAGGTATGCGCCGTCTCCATGGTCCAATACAACCGGATAACGGTTATAAGTTTTTAAAATCGCGTCGTCCTCTTCCTGCATATACTGATTTGCCATAAGAATTACCTTCTTTCTTTGTCTTCCCTTTAATCTTCTTCACCGTTTCTTAAAATTGCAGTTCCGATACCTTTCTTCGTGAAAATCTCAAGAAGCAGGCAGTGCGGAATTCTTCCATCCAGAATATGGACTCTGGACACTCCGTTTTCAATCGCTCCTACACAGTTCTGCAGTTTCGGGATCATTCCTCCGGAAATTGCTCCGCTTTCGATCAGTTCATTCGCCTGATCTACAGTAAGAGCTGTGATCAGAGAAGATTTATCCTCGTAGTCTCTGTATACCCCTTCAATATCAGAGAGGAACGCAAGCTTCTCAGCATGAACCGCTTTTGCGATCGAATAAGCTGCATCATCCGCATTGATATTATAAGTGTTGTAATCATCATCGATTCCAACCGGGCATACGATCGGGAGAAAATCTTTATCCAGAAGATCCAGAAGAACCTCTGCATTGACCTTCTTGATATCTCCTACAAATCCAACGTCCTGTCCTGTCATTGAAAGCTTTTTATCAACTCTTAAAAGTCCGCCGTCTTTTCCACTGACACCGATAGCACGGACACCAAGTTCTTCGACCATACGAACCAGATTTTTATTAACCTTGTTCAGTACCATCTCTGCAATTTCCATGGTCTCTGCGTCCGTCACACGAAGTCCGTCGATGAATTTCGGCTCCATTCCGGCTTTACTTACCCATTTACTGATCTCTTTTCCACCGCCATGAACGATGATCGGTTTGAATCCAACCAATTTCAAGAATGTAACATCCTTGATGACATTTTTCTGGAGTTCTTCGTCCAGCATTGCACTTCCACCGTATTTTACAACGATGATCTTACGGTTGAAACGCTGAATATAAGTAAGCGCCTCAATCAGAACTTCTGCTTTGTCCAGATACTGCTGCATATCCTGATCCATTTTGCTTACCTCCTAGCTTCTGTAATCTGCATTGATGTCAATATATCCGTGAGTCAGGTCACATCCCCATGCGGTTGCGCTTTCGCTTCCCATCTTCACATCAGCAACTGCTTTTACTTCTTCCTGTGAGAGGATCTCCGTTGCTTTTTCTTCACTGTAATCTACCGCTGTACCATTTTCGATAATCTGGATCTTTCCTGCCTTGCTCTCGAAGAACAGATCCACCTTTTCCGGGTCAAACT
The sequence above is drawn from the Coprococcus comes ATCC 27758 genome and encodes:
- a CDS encoding response regulator transcription factor: MGRKVLVVDDEKLIVKGLRFSLEQDDMEVDCAYDGEEALEMVKRKEYDMILLDVMLPKYDGFEVCRQIRDFSDVPVIMLTAKGEDMDKILGLEYGADDYITKPFNILEVKARMKAIMRRVAKKDGMSASGKVVVKGDLKIDCESRRVFSGDRELNLTAKEFDLLELLAMNPNKVYSRESLLNIVWGYEYPGDARTVDVHIRRLREKIEVNPSDPKYVYTKWGVGYYFRG
- a CDS encoding aspartate aminotransferase family protein — encoded protein: MANQYMQEEDDAILKTYNRYPVVLDHGDGAYLYDPEGKKYLDFSAGYAVSSLGYNNKEFNDALKAQIDKMIHTSNLYYNTTCGKAGEDLKKITGMYKVFFTNSGGEAIEGAIKTARKYAYTKKTGRYEFIAMENSFHGRSMGAVALTGHKEYREPFEPVMPGVHFAIYNDLDSVKALVNDKTCAIILETIQGEGGINAATKEFMQGIRKICDENGILMICDEVQCGMGRSGAWFAWQQMGITPDIMTMAKAIGSGVPVGAFAMTKEVADNSLVPGDHGTTYGGNPLCCAAVSKTIEIFEKEHMLDHVNEIAPYLTQKLQEIVDTCDAAVKVKGRGLIQGLQITKPLGEVTAKALEEGLLIIGAGTDVIRMIPPLVIGKEQVDEMVEILKKALA
- a CDS encoding sensor histidine kinase, whose product is MIRNTFTQSGELAIISGVKFFVPKFIKSLQVRVTVILSVFVILSSVILMNAILQSYDQRTVSVRTAEIQNQCTILSNQLVNSDYLKTGVSDVIDTELSQLSNIYNGRVLVIDDEFRIVEDTYDLEEGKTIISEDVVKCFRGEKPASYDRKSRYIEVAVPVKKGEEPVKGMILVSVSTDSLRDNVEALQSKARIATVAISIIGIFLAAIIGMLLVRPLKRMSQSIEEMAGGYGDNYLHENAYDETERISNAFNKLWDRYKVLDASREEFVANVSHELKTPLTSMKVLADSLLMQPDAPTEIYREFMGDLSEEIERENKIINDLLDLVKLDKKGANLNIKSQDVNELVERILKRLQPLAAKSNIELVFESFRPVTAEIDEVKIALVITNLVENAIKYNKENGWVHVSLNADHKYFYLKVADSGIGIPKEDTDHIFERFFRVDKSHSREIGGTGLGLSIARNAVVMHRGAIKVYSEPGEGTTFTVRIPLTYIKREG
- a CDS encoding helix-hairpin-helix domain-containing protein, with translation MRKRRQILYQICGIFLGISCMLSACHEKEETFTSVAAAEADAGDKKNEAESKAAEEKPDKEKADPGGEEKEGSIWVYVCGEVASPGVYELQEGDRITHAIEAAGGLTEAAGQVYLNQAAHLTDGQRIYVPSREEEQTLKEEDSPSDMADAGMGKDTGIINLNTATKAELLSLSGIGESRAEAIIAYRETNGGFRKIEDLKKVDGIKEGIFQKIREQITVE
- a CDS encoding DMT family transporter; amino-acid sequence: MTGFFIALLSGALMSVQGVFNTQVTKTTGMWVSNAWVQLSAFAICLVMWLIMGRDSIATIGEVQPKYMLLGGVIGAGITWTVIKSMAQLGPAKAALLIVMSQLIVAYLIELVGLFGVEKEPFSWRKVIGMGIALIGTTIFQWK
- the argB gene encoding acetylglutamate kinase; the encoded protein is MDQDMQQYLDKAEVLIEALTYIQRFNRKIIVVKYGGSAMLDEELQKNVIKDVTFLKLVGFKPIIVHGGGKEISKWVSKAGMEPKFIDGLRVTDAETMEIAEMVLNKVNKNLVRMVEELGVRAIGVSGKDGGLLRVDKKLSMTGQDVGFVGDIKKVNAEVLLDLLDKDFLPIVCPVGIDDDYNTYNINADDAAYSIAKAVHAEKLAFLSDIEGVYRDYEDKSSLITALTVDQANELIESGAISGGMIPKLQNCVGAIENGVSRVHILDGRIPHCLLLEIFTKKGIGTAILRNGEED